The proteins below come from a single Aphanothece sacrum FPU1 genomic window:
- the remA gene encoding extracellular matrix/biofilm regulator RemA, which yields MESIQLINIGFGNIVSANRVVAIVSPESAPIKRIITDARERGQLVDATYGRRTRAVIITDSSHVVLSAIQPETVAHRFVSSKEATVNSN from the coding sequence ATGGAAAGCATTCAATTGATCAATATCGGCTTTGGAAATATCGTTTCTGCGAATCGGGTGGTTGCTATTGTCAGCCCCGAATCAGCCCCCATTAAACGTATTATTACAGATGCCCGCGAACGCGGTCAACTGGTGGATGCTACCTATGGACGGCGAACTCGTGCTGTAATTATTACAGATTCGAGTCATGTGGTCTTATCTGCCATTCAACCTGAAACCGTAGCGCATCGGTTTGTCAGCAGTAAAGAAGCCACTGTCAATAGTAACTAA
- the gmk gene encoding guanylate kinase, with protein MASGKLIVLTGPSGVGKGTLVRALLARHDHLYLSISTTTRSPRFGEIDGQDYYFVTRAEFEKMIQQEQLLEWAEYAGNYYGTPRAKVEEKINQGSTVILEIEVVGANSIKQTFPDALRIFILPPSVEELERRLRGRGNDAEAAIIRRLERAKEELNASQDFDKTVVNDNLEKALQELEIAIFSDNIFP; from the coding sequence ATGGCATCAGGAAAACTCATTGTACTGACTGGCCCGAGTGGCGTAGGTAAAGGAACCTTGGTTCGTGCTTTATTAGCACGCCATGACCACCTTTACTTATCGATATCTACTACCACCCGTTCTCCCCGTTTTGGGGAAATTGATGGTCAAGATTACTATTTTGTCACTCGCGCCGAATTTGAGAAAATGATTCAACAAGAACAGTTACTCGAATGGGCCGAATATGCAGGGAATTATTATGGAACTCCTCGCGCTAAAGTAGAGGAGAAAATTAACCAAGGAAGCACCGTTATTTTAGAAATTGAAGTGGTTGGTGCCAACTCCATTAAACAGACATTTCCTGATGCCTTGAGAATTTTTATTCTTCCCCCTTCTGTAGAGGAATTAGAACGCCGTCTCAGAGGAAGGGGAAATGACGCAGAAGCGGCTATTATTCGTCGTCTTGAGAGGGCAAAAGAGGAATTAAACGCGAGTCAAGACTTTGATAAAACTGTCGTTAATGATAACCTAGAAAAAGCTTTACAAGAGTTAGAAATTGCTATTTTTTCTGACAATATTTTCCCTTAA
- a CDS encoding urease accessory protein UreF yields MSVNISQKLTLMQLSDSFFPSGSFTLSHGLETLVQTEQIQNTQDLLIFLQLLLRNKIGPTDGVALLHAYRGSVNNDLDKIRQADTYLLAQTLIEKTRETGRKSGRALLMIATQTWPDLQLTILTQEVAQGHIYGLHPVIFGVVGRVAGLNDADTILAFLHGFVTGLLGAAIRLSVIGHRQAQQILQQLVPDLEATYQIIISLNLDQMWSCTPVIDLAQMGHNKLSRRLFAN; encoded by the coding sequence ATGTCAGTAAATATCTCCCAAAAACTTACTTTAATGCAGCTATCAGATTCTTTCTTTCCTTCTGGTAGTTTTACTTTATCTCATGGTTTAGAAACCTTAGTTCAAACTGAACAAATACAAAATACTCAAGATTTATTAATCTTTTTGCAACTCTTATTACGCAATAAGATTGGGCCAACAGATGGGGTAGCATTGCTTCATGCTTATCGAGGAAGTGTTAATAATGATCTCGATAAAATACGTCAAGCAGATACTTATTTATTAGCCCAAACTTTGATTGAGAAAACCCGTGAAACAGGGCGAAAAAGTGGACGTGCTTTATTAATGATTGCAACTCAAACTTGGCCCGACCTTCAGCTAACTATCCTTACTCAAGAAGTAGCCCAAGGTCATATTTATGGCTTACATCCCGTTATTTTTGGGGTTGTGGGGCGTGTTGCTGGATTAAATGATGCCGATACCATATTAGCCTTTTTACATGGCTTTGTGACAGGTTTATTAGGGGCAGCAATTCGTTTAAGTGTCATTGGACATCGCCAAGCTCAACAAATCTTACAACAATTAGTGCCTGATCTTGAAGCAACTTATCAGATTATTATTAGCTTAAATCTTGATCAAATGTGGTCTTGTACTCCTGTAATCGATCTAGCTCAAATGGGTCATAATAAGTTATCTCGTCGATTATTTGCTAATTAA
- a CDS encoding urease accessory protein UreE, with amino-acid sequence MTELAHIYLGNILSNEKLGKRIISEPYLEVSLSPTDKGKGRIHTQTHCGLEIGIIKSRDWSLQEGDVLKTIQGQLILIHLQPQKVMVLSFTQLMCDSPLSLIHLGHTLGNHHWPIIVQDNKIYVQLSLDESVIEHTISHFKIPGLIIDYEWRLSDQILNFTEVNHHDQDG; translated from the coding sequence ATGACTGAACTAGCACACATCTATTTAGGCAATATTTTGAGTAATGAGAAACTAGGTAAGCGAATCATCTCAGAACCTTATTTAGAAGTATCTTTAAGTCCAACTGATAAAGGGAAAGGACGGATACATACCCAAACTCATTGTGGTCTTGAAATTGGTATTATAAAAAGTCGAGATTGGTCACTTCAAGAAGGAGATGTACTAAAAACGATCCAGGGACAGTTAATACTGATTCATTTACAACCACAAAAGGTAATGGTACTTAGTTTTACTCAATTAATGTGTGATTCCCCTCTGAGTTTAATTCATTTAGGTCATACTCTTGGTAATCATCATTGGCCAATTATTGTACAAGATAACAAAATTTATGTTCAATTAAGTTTAGATGAAAGCGTCATAGAACATACTATTTCTCATTTTAAAATTCCTGGTTTAATCATTGATTATGAATGGAGATTATCTGATCAAATATTAAATTTTACAGAAGTTAACCATCATGACCAAGATGGTTAA
- a CDS encoding HetZ-related protein 2, whose amino-acid sequence MTNIVDQLKQNWHTRLLENEITQNQDVRDSIINWLLGEDTTEWETFTPEKLMLLQQGMEYRYRVLQQRYIGKSPTQAYRNLMNRLGSVTVLRNKIRTWISLSRDRQRAVTDVLQDIIQEMLHSDHYIQSQITWISQCTSDERLRNSLLLTIIEEYCLRPVRNQPLLVYRFVNYLRRSQKGGMTQVPQKQNVHLISEEIITNESDNSFSLLDSQAVADYEEAQQWEEKKVLRQNVKEEFETYLAKKLGQEAVEWLKLYLQGQTQEAIAEALKMPIKTIYRLREKVGYHAIQVFALKENPELVANWLEISLKEHNLGLTLQQWQIFRQELSTEQKQILDYLKENQSLEEIAKSMNWKKTQIMNEWRQIYLKAQSLRSNV is encoded by the coding sequence ATGACAAATATAGTAGATCAGTTAAAGCAAAATTGGCACACCCGTTTATTAGAAAATGAGATAACCCAAAACCAAGATGTCCGAGACAGTATTATTAATTGGTTATTAGGGGAAGATACAACCGAGTGGGAGACATTCACACCCGAAAAACTGATGCTACTTCAACAAGGAATGGAGTACCGTTATCGCGTTTTACAACAACGTTATATAGGGAAAAGTCCCACCCAAGCTTATCGTAACCTCATGAACCGTTTAGGGTCGGTCACTGTCTTACGCAATAAAATTCGTACTTGGATATCTCTTAGCCGCGATCGCCAAAGAGCCGTAACGGATGTATTACAAGATATTATACAAGAAATGTTGCATAGTGATCACTATATTCAGTCCCAAATTACCTGGATCTCCCAATGTACATCAGATGAGCGTTTAAGGAACAGTTTATTATTAACTATTATTGAAGAATATTGTTTGCGTCCAGTTCGCAATCAACCTTTATTAGTGTATCGTTTTGTTAATTATTTACGTCGTTCTCAAAAGGGAGGAATGACCCAAGTTCCTCAAAAACAAAATGTCCATCTAATTTCTGAAGAAATTATCACTAATGAATCTGATAATTCCTTTAGTTTACTTGATTCTCAAGCTGTTGCTGATTATGAAGAAGCACAGCAATGGGAAGAAAAAAAAGTTTTACGTCAAAATGTTAAAGAGGAATTTGAAACTTATTTAGCTAAAAAATTAGGACAAGAAGCGGTTGAATGGCTTAAACTTTATCTACAAGGACAAACTCAAGAAGCGATCGCTGAAGCATTAAAAATGCCAATTAAAACTATTTATCGACTTAGGGAAAAGGTCGGATATCATGCGATTCAAGTATTTGCTCTTAAAGAAAATCCTGAATTAGTAGCTAATTGGTTAGAAATCTCTCTTAAAGAACATAATTTAGGATTAACTTTGCAACAATGGCAAATATTTCGACAAGAATTAAGCACTGAGCAAAAACAAATTCTTGATTATCTTAAAGAGAATCAATCATTAGAAGAAATTGCCAAATCTATGAACTGGAAAAAAACTCAGATCATGAATGAATGGCGGCAAATTTATTTAAAAGCTCAGTCACTGCGTAGTAATGTCTAA
- a CDS encoding cohesin domain-containing protein, whose amino-acid sequence MGKNWGVGLVLASLPTVLMGQIAQAVSLQLIPSSTNITVGQNVTVAVVISDLGNKVPPSLSFYDLDINFNPSILSFNNAIFGNQLNLNNLGTSPITIPGNGVVSIWEASGDSDTDLDTLQLGSFTLATLSFKGIGVGNSALNISITEILDSQLAPLTINSVTDSSVRVNSAVTKIPEPSLNLGFLGLMFLSRIVFKKAQLFK is encoded by the coding sequence ATGGGTAAAAATTGGGGTGTAGGGTTAGTATTGGCATCTTTACCGACTGTTTTGATGGGACAAATTGCTCAAGCAGTTTCTTTGCAATTAATTCCATCTTCGACCAATATTACGGTTGGCCAAAATGTGACTGTTGCTGTCGTCATTTCAGATTTAGGAAATAAAGTACCACCATCTTTATCTTTTTATGATTTAGATATCAATTTTAATCCAAGTATTTTATCGTTTAATAATGCCATTTTTGGAAATCAATTAAACTTAAATAACTTGGGAACTTCACCAATTACAATTCCTGGAAACGGAGTAGTTAGTATTTGGGAAGCTTCAGGAGATTCAGATACTGATTTAGACACTTTACAACTGGGAAGTTTTACTTTAGCAACTCTCTCATTTAAGGGGATAGGGGTAGGGAATAGTGCCTTAAATATCAGTATAACAGAGATTTTAGATAGTCAACTAGCTCCGTTAACAATTAACTCTGTTACAGACAGTTCTGTTAGGGTTAATTCTGCGGTAACGAAAATCCCTGAACCTTCCCTTAATTTAGGATTTTTGGGGTTGATGTTTTTAAGCAGAATTGTATTTAAAAAAGCCCAATTGTTTAAGTAA